From Balearica regulorum gibbericeps isolate bBalReg1 chromosome 13, bBalReg1.pri, whole genome shotgun sequence, a single genomic window includes:
- the SLC7A9 gene encoding B(0,+)-type amino acid transporter 1 translates to MGEETLRKRRGEDNRKEDGQSIQSHEPQTMNLQKQVGLISGICMIVGTIIGSGIFVSPKSVLANVGAVGPCLTIWAACGILATLGALCFAELGTMITKSGGEYPYLMEAFGPIPAFLFSWTSLLVTKPSSFAIICLSFAEYASAPFYPGCDPPPVVIKCLAAAAIVVITIVNSLSVKLGSYLQNFLTAAKMIIVTIIIVSGIVLLAQGKTENFKDSFKDSKVSVSSISLAFYNGLWAYDGWNQLNYITEELKNPYRNLPLSIIIGIPLVTVCYVLINISYFTVMTSTELLQSQAVAVTFGDRVLYPASWIVPLFVAFSTIGSANGTCFTAGRLVYVAGREGHMLKVLSYISVKRLTPAPAIIFYGAIAIIYIIPGDIDTLINYFSFAVWIFYGLTVLALIVMRFTRKELKRPIRIPIIIPVIVTLVSILLVLAPIISAPELAYLYCVLFILSGLIVYVLFVHFKFNWPQKISKPITMHLQMLLEVVPAEEVTE, encoded by the exons ATGGGTGAAGAAACcttgaggaaaagaagaggagaggacaacagaaaagaagatggaCAGTCCATTCAGAGTCATGAACCCCAAACGATGAACCTACAAAAACAg GTGGGCCTCATCAGTGGAATCTGTATGATTGTTGGTACAATTATTGGCTCGGGTATCTTTGTTTCTCCAAAATCAGTACTTGCCAACGTTGGAGCTGTGGGTCCTTGTTTAACCATCTGGGCAGCCTGTGGAATTCTCGCAACATTAG GTGCACTTTGTTTTGCTGAGCTTGGTACAATGATCACAAAATCCGGGGGAGAATATCCTTACCTTATGGAGGCATTTGGCCCGAttccagcatttttattttcatggacAAGCTTACTTGTCACAAAACCCAGTTCATTTGCAATCATTTGCCTCAGCTTTGCAGAATACGCATCAGCTCCTTTTTATCCGGGTTGCGATCCACCCCCAGTTGTCATCAAGTGTCTTGCAGCAGCTGCCATTG tggtAATTACAATAGTGAATTCACTGAGTGTGAAGCTGGGAAGTTATCTCCAGAATTTTCTCACAGCTGCTAAAATGATCATTGTCACAATCATTATTGTAAGTGGAATTGTTCTCCTTGCACAAG gaaaaactgaaaacttcAAAGATTCTTTCAAGGACAGTAAAGTTTCTGTTAGCTCTATCAGTCTGGCATTTTATAATGGACTCTGGGCGTATGATGGATG gaaTCAACTCAATTACATCACAGAAGAACTTAAAAATCCTTACAG AAATCTACCGCTATCTATAATTATTGGAATCCCCTTGGTTACAGTTTGTTACGTTCTGATAAACATTTCATATTTCACCGTAATGACTTCAACAGAACTCCTGCAGTCCCAGGCAGTTGCTGTG ACATTTGGAGATAGAGTCCTTTATCCAGCCTCTTGGATAGTTCCTCTCTTTGTGGCCTTTTCTACAATTGGATCTGCCAATGGGACCTGTTTTACTGCAGGCAG ACTTGTTTATGTTGCAGGTCGTGAAGGGCACATGCTAAAGGTGCTATCTTACATTAGTGTTAAGCGTTTAACACCAGCACCTGCCATCATATTTTAC ggGGCCATtgctattatttatattatCCCTGGTGACATTGACACActcataaattattttagtttcGCAGTCTGGATATTTTATGGTTTAACTGTACTGGCACTCATTGTTATGAGGTTTACAAGAAAGGAACTCAAGAGACCAATCAGG ATACCCATCATCATTCCAGTCATAGTGACATTAGTCTCCATTTTACTGGTATTGGCACCAATCATCAGTGCACCTGAATTAGCCTATTTgtactgtgttttatttatactCAGTGGACTTATAGTTTATGtactttttgttcattttaaattcaaCTGGCCCCAAAAAATATCAA AGCCCATCACTATGCACCTTCAGATGCTTTTGGAAGTTGTTCCAGCAGAGGAAGTTACTGAATAA